TTGGTCAAATGTATGTTAAAAATTCTTAAAAAAAAATATTTTATCGCTTATGTGTTGCAAAAAAGCGATAAAAAACACTCTTTTAAAAAATTTGTAAGTATTAGATAAATATTTTAAATATTCACACAAAATTAACATTTTTACTATATATTCTATAAGCTCACAAAAACTAAAATCTTACACTATATTCTTTCGCTGTGCTTTCCACCATCTTTCTGGCATTTCTTGATTACAAGCTGCCAAATACTCCTCATAAGAACAGGGTAATAACGTATTTTTTTTCAGTTTATTGCTTGAACTTAAAACAAATGGAATCTCAATCCACCACCTATCTGTTTTATCACTTTTATAAAAAACTAAATCCTCTTCTTCAAGTGGAACAATATACTTTAAATAATTCTCTCTGCTTCCAAAAGGGTACTCATTTGATCGATAATGATACCCTTCGATAAAATACCAACAAATTTGTGCAACTATCACCGCTTCTTGTTTGGAATTATTATGATTAAAAACTCCAAATGAGCTTACCTTATCACTTATCCCTGCATATCTAGACAAAGAACATATTTCCTTACCATTAAAACCATTCGGATTAAAATCTATAAAATTACCTGAATCAGATGATTTTATTGCATTTAAATCTATACTTACTAAATCAGCATCTCTGAAAACAGGCTCTGAAATCGAAATATTATTTGAAACTTCTCCTAAGCGATAGGCATCAAAAAACAACTTCTCAATCAAGTCAATCTCCTCTTGAGAATTATAATAGGTCTGGTAGCC
The Flavobacterium sp. 5 DNA segment above includes these coding regions:
- a CDS encoding formimidoylglutamase; translation: MEFDFLVPLDSDILKYIQDLSAQHLGSKIVLHTNDSVPDLDKINIAIIGVLDNSGDKKAIVDVDLNAIRKELYGMFPGNWKASIADLGDVLAGNSKEDTYFAVKKITSGLIKRKIIPIVIGGSQDITYSLYRAYDDLEQMVNLVSIDSKFDFGKENEAISSNSFLTKIIIDEPNNLFNFCNIGYQTYYNSQEEIDLIEKLFFDAYRLGEVSNNISISEPVFRDADLVSIDLNAIKSSDSGNFIDFNPNGFNGKEICSLSRYAGISDKVSSFGVFNHNNSKQEAVIVAQICWYFIEGYHYRSNEYPFGSRENYLKYIVPLEEEDLVFYKSDKTDRWWIEIPFVLSSSNKLKKNTLLPCSYEEYLAACNQEMPERWWKAQRKNIV